A window from Candidatus Arthromitus sp. SFB-rat-Yit encodes these proteins:
- a CDS encoding DUF1727 domain-containing protein translates to MKKILSIIITKIAIIILKLMKKGSSFPGKIALKICPDILKHVSKNVDTILITGTNGKTTTTALTNHIFNNAFINCFSNSTGANMLPGIVSTYIKNYSLFNKKISKTALIEVDEASLKHICKFIEPKIIAVTNIFRDQLDRYGEVYTTLNHIKEGIKLCNNSKLILNGDEPLLCSLKKVYNSKYYFGFDNYKDTSHDKNLNVEAINCKFCGSPYEYKFVTYNHLGDFKCSKCDFKREQLDFSIADVLESNINESIIKIKNNILTINQGGIYNIYNTLCAYAISSVCSIPDYIIVDSIKTFSNVFGRQETFKIKNKNITMFLVKNPAGFNETLNTINLDKQNELSLGFLLNDNFADGQDISWIYDVDIEMINDFKLKDVFTGGIRTHDMALRLKLGEVQNINVFEKYEEILENLESKENETIYILCSYTCMLEFRRFLYGKKYINSIW, encoded by the coding sequence ATGAAAAAAATACTATCAATTATAATAACAAAAATAGCTATTATAATTTTAAAATTAATGAAAAAAGGAAGCTCATTCCCCGGCAAAATCGCTCTAAAAATTTGTCCAGATATATTAAAACACGTATCTAAAAATGTAGATACAATTTTAATCACAGGAACAAATGGAAAAACAACAACAACTGCTCTAACAAATCACATATTTAACAATGCATTTATTAATTGTTTTTCAAATTCTACAGGGGCAAATATGTTACCTGGAATAGTCTCAACTTACATAAAAAACTATAGTTTATTTAATAAAAAAATTTCCAAGACAGCCTTAATAGAAGTAGACGAAGCAAGTTTAAAACACATATGCAAATTCATAGAACCAAAAATAATTGCTGTTACAAATATTTTTCGGGATCAACTAGATCGTTATGGTGAAGTATATACAACTCTAAACCATATAAAAGAAGGAATAAAGTTATGCAATAACTCAAAACTCATATTAAATGGAGATGAACCTCTTTTATGTTCTCTTAAAAAAGTATATAACAGCAAATATTATTTTGGATTTGATAATTATAAAGACACTTCACATGACAAAAATTTAAACGTGGAGGCTATCAACTGTAAGTTTTGCGGATCACCATATGAATATAAATTTGTAACTTATAATCATTTAGGAGATTTTAAATGTAGTAAATGTGATTTTAAAAGAGAGCAACTTGATTTTTCTATTGCAGATGTTTTAGAAAGCAATATAAATGAAAGCATTATAAAAATCAAGAATAATATACTCACAATAAACCAAGGAGGAATTTACAATATATATAACACTCTTTGTGCGTATGCAATAAGTTCTGTTTGTAGCATACCTGATTATATTATTGTCGATTCCATAAAGACATTCTCAAATGTATTCGGTCGTCAAGAAACTTTCAAGATTAAAAATAAAAACATAACTATGTTTCTTGTAAAAAATCCTGCAGGATTCAACGAAACATTAAACACTATAAATTTAGATAAACAAAATGAATTATCCCTTGGATTTTTGTTAAATGATAACTTCGCAGATGGTCAAGATATATCTTGGATATATGATGTAGACATCGAGATGATAAACGATTTTAAATTAAAAGATGTGTTTACAGGTGGAATTCGAACGCATGACATGGCACTTAGGCTAAAACTTGGAGAAGTTCAAAACATAAATGTATTTGAAAAGTATGAAGAAATTTTGGAAAACTTAGAAAGCAAAGAAAACGAAACCATTTATATTCTTTGTAGTTATACTTGTATGCTTGAGTTTAGAAGATTTTTGTATGGAAAAAAGTACATAAATTCAATTTGGTAA
- a CDS encoding type 1 glutamine amidotransferase: MEITIHHFYPNLLNTYGDIGNILALKKRCKDRNIDVNINNIKIGDDISLNIGDIVFIGGGQDFEQSLVVDDLLSKKEILKNFIEDNGCVLAICGGYQLLGKSYTTQNGDIIEGLDILNIYTVASEVRKTGNIIIKNEETGETYVGFENHSGNTYINDHTPLGKCLIGFGNNGEDSYEGVTYKNTICTYMHGPLLPKNRELTDRLISNCLKLKYEDFIELDDIDSTYEDNCKNSLLNRFDIK; the protein is encoded by the coding sequence ATGGAAATAACAATACATCATTTCTACCCCAATTTATTAAATACATATGGTGATATTGGAAATATCTTAGCCTTAAAGAAAAGATGTAAAGATAGAAATATAGATGTTAATATAAATAACATCAAAATAGGAGATGATATTTCTTTAAATATCGGAGATATAGTATTTATTGGTGGTGGACAAGATTTTGAACAATCTCTCGTTGTAGATGATTTATTATCGAAAAAGGAAATATTGAAAAATTTTATAGAAGATAATGGATGCGTGCTTGCTATATGCGGTGGGTATCAACTTCTTGGAAAGAGTTATACAACTCAAAATGGAGATATCATAGAAGGACTTGATATATTAAATATTTACACAGTTGCCTCTGAAGTTCGCAAAACAGGTAATATCATAATAAAAAACGAGGAAACTGGGGAAACTTATGTAGGATTTGAGAATCATTCAGGAAACACATATATAAATGATCACACCCCACTTGGAAAATGCTTAATTGGTTTTGGAAACAATGGAGAAGATTCCTATGAAGGAGTTACATATAAAAATACAATATGTACATATATGCACGGTCCACTTCTTCCAAAAAATAGAGAACTAACAGATAGATTAATATCAAATTGTTTAAAATTAAAATATGAAGATTTCATAGAACTAGATGACATTGACTCTACATATGAAGATAATTGCAAAAATTCTTTATTAAATAGATTTGACATAAAATAA
- a CDS encoding phosphodiester glycosidase family protein, translated as MRRLKRKFFIFIFTIFTTILYTTNISLATTPYTYKITLEEDIQFVHETIIDYDGNGNNQEINYIEFDLNNKNISLSLIKANNLTASKETLLNQLNASESITGKNIIGGINGDFFQISNGQPLFTTISNGEIFSITGDPSDYLKRPVFYIDKSGNYDFDYLYINGTLKFPKSSFKNLTIDSINRLDSYKHTNISNYKINEESTYYPHEGIPSRYMLIELFNSDGSIIAGTTIYGKVIDVGEMNEPKEIRKNEILITSYGDDNYYDINYTFLNEIVSLNFDIYSTNQGKFKNDIVSAFTGHEYLILSGEEMNINYYKTLGDTAFISGRHARTALGITDDNKLILFTVDKSNNSAGMTLSELARYLKYLHVTSAINLDGGGSTSIVLENNTYDLNLMNDQTKYQREITDGIGIIINKA; from the coding sequence ATGAGAAGACTTAAGAGGAAATTTTTTATATTTATATTTACTATTTTTACAACAATTTTATATACAACAAATATTTCTCTAGCTACAACGCCCTATACTTACAAAATAACGCTCGAAGAAGATATACAGTTTGTACACGAAACAATAATAGACTACGATGGTAATGGAAACAATCAAGAAATAAATTACATCGAATTTGACTTAAACAACAAAAACATTTCATTATCACTTATTAAAGCAAATAACTTAACGGCATCAAAGGAAACTTTATTAAACCAATTAAATGCTTCTGAAAGTATAACAGGTAAAAACATAATAGGAGGGATCAACGGAGATTTTTTTCAAATTTCAAATGGTCAACCACTTTTTACAACAATATCAAATGGTGAAATATTCTCTATAACAGGCGATCCTTCTGATTATTTAAAAAGACCTGTATTTTATATAGACAAATCTGGTAACTACGATTTTGATTATTTATATATAAATGGAACGCTTAAATTTCCAAAAAGTTCGTTTAAAAATTTAACTATAGACTCTATAAACAGGCTTGATTCATACAAACATACGAACATATCAAATTACAAAATTAATGAAGAGTCAACATACTACCCACATGAAGGCATACCTTCTAGATATATGTTAATAGAGCTTTTTAACAGTGATGGAAGTATCATTGCTGGAACAACAATATATGGAAAAGTAATTGATGTGGGGGAAATGAATGAACCTAAAGAAATTAGAAAGAATGAAATTTTAATTACTTCCTATGGGGATGATAATTATTATGATATAAATTACACATTTTTAAATGAAATTGTTTCCTTAAATTTTGATATTTACTCTACTAATCAAGGTAAATTTAAAAATGATATTGTAAGTGCCTTCACGGGACACGAATATTTAATATTATCCGGAGAAGAAATGAACATTAATTATTATAAAACCCTAGGTGATACGGCTTTTATTTCAGGGCGTCACGCAAGGACAGCTTTAGGCATAACAGATGATAATAAACTAATATTATTTACAGTTGACAAATCAAATAATAGTGCAGGCATGACACTTTCTGAGCTAGCAAGATATTTAAAATATCTTCACGTAACTTCTGCGATAAACTTAGATGGTGGAGGATCAACCTCAATAGTACTTGAAAATAATACATATGATTTAAACTTAATGAACGATCAAACAAAATATCAAAGAGAAATAACAGATGGAATTGGAATAATAATAAATAAGGCGTAG
- a CDS encoding DUF4214 domain-containing protein: protein MNKKRVALALAAALGINSLMVTVGTVGRQAVIAHAQDSRLSADLAAKLDALQIKYLETSVEVTTNGNAEVTFKNLDFNNVNKIDAGTFAHKIFDERVNIETNGNGATGAWDSTTKKLTVSGMTDPGIYTGDVTVTYKDNSTEKYTLSLVKKPSDTISFDTDITTGQLVVKNLKFNNGSKDITTFNPEKVTAYIGTDATKGFDLTKDTTTGNYTVSLLKLGKNGNLDLNDTIKVDVTYGNGQYTLTSDIILFEDQNSSIKGVTATNDSTNMGTLADTIKTDFGEATAPTLPTHEKDKSSYGIQLGSAPLLTYVQTVMEETTGNTAKVGGAKLKIDPTTGKEVTVTVESAKLANDATALEDNFVPTPEASYGFVAPQAGGNATTSATALIGKHSFNIDGHGSAVYFDAFSGVTVAATTSVPGGGTTTYAYVDIQNGKTDFIGIDVNAQVKLNVDSFKHGYQAIPVIFEYNDTDDKAKVESGNQSLDAGATQVKSEFTPGLASTVKTSLIISTDKIDGAAVQASFVKTSSSEGQITIPGGTELLTKFVGSADYTKALLTVDGGKATVNSTKSNGKDLVFDVQFNGQVPNNNDADWTLKIGDKTATGEVDLTGGAVESVNLTSVKATNQGMENITDQFKVDASFGTTVPTGGKVTVDTITSDRVTFDQFKEGSHAINNVVGTGKYQGTYSAGVIVSNQPITIYIDEYGTTSSSVTLEIDADFFGNATTGVKAAYISYREAGTNNPYKELDLAIPQDIKDGVITKVVSGLKANTKYEFVAVYTYNETNDPLNNDTIESNVLTVTTKPTSSNSGTISGGSSGSSSSTSSTTVNVTGTNSTTGSNSISVTLPSGTYHHESNSNPSIAGFKYKDKDGKTVTETNDQYSNVKVRFENGRVVVDGLVPGKDYVEISINYNDRNNRTRTLFLKNVKINATNEGQSYLANVYNVVFNRPADENGYMFHLDNLSNKRVSLRAFLLNMINEREFEKIYTTAETKVEALYNAIVNRDSDTQGKAFWVEEYKKLLAVYGSATATLQAIADRMVNETELKNLAQKINFEW from the coding sequence ATGAATAAAAAAAGAGTAGCGCTTGCTTTAGCAGCAGCACTTGGAATAAATTCTTTAATGGTTACTGTTGGAACAGTAGGTAGACAAGCAGTAATAGCACACGCTCAAGATTCAAGATTGAGTGCAGATTTAGCAGCTAAGTTAGATGCTTTGCAAATAAAATACTTAGAAACATCTGTTGAGGTTACTACAAATGGTAACGCAGAAGTTACGTTTAAGAATTTAGATTTTAATAATGTAAATAAGATTGACGCTGGTACATTTGCTCATAAAATTTTTGATGAAAGAGTAAATATCGAGACTAACGGAAATGGTGCTACTGGAGCTTGGGATAGTACTACAAAAAAATTAACTGTAAGTGGAATGACTGACCCAGGAATTTATACTGGAGATGTTACTGTAACTTATAAAGATAATAGTACAGAAAAGTATACTTTAAGTTTAGTTAAGAAACCAAGCGATACTATAAGTTTTGATACTGATATAACTACAGGACAGCTTGTAGTGAAGAATCTTAAATTTAATAATGGCTCAAAAGATATTACTACTTTTAATCCAGAGAAAGTTACTGCTTATATAGGAACAGATGCGACAAAAGGATTTGATCTTACTAAAGATACTACTACTGGAAATTATACAGTAAGCTTATTAAAGTTAGGTAAAAACGGAAACTTGGATTTAAATGATACAATAAAAGTAGATGTTACTTATGGAAACGGTCAGTATACTTTAACTTCAGATATTATTTTATTTGAAGATCAAAATTCTTCAATTAAAGGAGTTACTGCTACTAATGATTCAACTAATATGGGAACTTTAGCAGATACTATAAAAACTGATTTTGGTGAAGCCACTGCACCAACGCTTCCAACTCATGAAAAAGATAAGTCTAGTTATGGAATACAACTTGGAAGTGCTCCATTGTTGACGTATGTACAAACAGTTATGGAAGAAACTACAGGTAACACAGCTAAAGTTGGGGGAGCAAAATTAAAGATAGATCCTACAACAGGTAAAGAGGTTACAGTTACTGTAGAATCTGCAAAACTGGCTAATGATGCTACAGCTCTTGAAGATAATTTTGTTCCTACACCTGAGGCAAGTTATGGATTTGTAGCTCCTCAAGCAGGGGGTAATGCTACTACGAGTGCTACTGCGTTGATAGGTAAACATTCGTTTAATATAGATGGACATGGTAGTGCAGTATATTTTGATGCATTTAGTGGGGTAACAGTTGCAGCAACAACTAGTGTTCCAGGTGGTGGTACTACTACTTATGCTTATGTAGATATCCAAAATGGAAAAACGGACTTTATTGGGATAGATGTAAATGCTCAAGTTAAATTAAATGTAGATAGTTTTAAACATGGATATCAAGCTATACCAGTTATATTTGAGTATAATGATACTGATGATAAAGCAAAAGTTGAAAGTGGAAATCAATCATTAGACGCTGGTGCAACTCAGGTAAAATCAGAGTTTACTCCAGGATTAGCAAGTACTGTTAAAACATCATTAATAATTTCAACTGATAAGATTGATGGTGCTGCTGTACAAGCTAGCTTTGTTAAGACTAGTTCTTCTGAAGGACAAATTACAATACCTGGTGGTACTGAGTTGTTGACTAAATTTGTTGGTTCAGCAGATTATACTAAAGCATTGTTAACAGTTGATGGTGGTAAGGCTACAGTTAATAGTACAAAGAGTAATGGTAAAGATTTAGTGTTCGATGTTCAGTTTAATGGACAAGTTCCAAATAATAATGATGCTGATTGGACTCTTAAAATAGGAGATAAAACTGCGACAGGAGAAGTAGATTTGACTGGCGGAGCTGTTGAATCAGTTAATTTAACAAGTGTTAAGGCTACAAACCAAGGAATGGAAAATATAACTGATCAGTTTAAAGTTGATGCAAGTTTTGGAACTACTGTGCCTACTGGTGGTAAAGTTACTGTAGATACTATTACTAGTGATAGAGTTACTTTTGATCAATTTAAAGAGGGAAGTCATGCAATTAATAATGTTGTGGGTACAGGAAAATATCAAGGAACTTATAGTGCTGGAGTAATTGTAAGCAATCAGCCTATAACAATATACATTGATGAATATGGTACAACATCATCTTCAGTTACTTTAGAAATTGATGCTGATTTCTTTGGAAATGCTACAACTGGTGTAAAAGCAGCTTATATTAGTTATAGGGAAGCTGGAACTAATAATCCATATAAAGAACTTGATTTAGCTATTCCACAAGATATAAAAGATGGTGTAATAACTAAGGTTGTTTCTGGATTAAAGGCTAATACAAAGTATGAATTTGTAGCAGTTTATACTTATAATGAAACAAATGATCCACTAAATAATGATACGATTGAATCTAATGTTTTAACAGTTACAACTAAGCCAACTTCATCAAATAGTGGAACAATATCTGGCGGTTCTTCAGGTAGTTCTTCATCAACTTCTTCTACTACAGTAAATGTAACAGGAACTAACTCAACTACAGGTTCAAATTCAATAAGTGTGACTCTACCTTCAGGAACTTACCATCACGAAAGCAATTCAAATCCTTCAATTGCTGGATTTAAATATAAAGATAAAGATGGTAAAACTGTAACTGAAACTAATGACCAATACTCAAATGTTAAAGTTAGATTTGAGAATGGAAGAGTAGTTGTTGATGGACTAGTTCCAGGAAAAGATTACGTTGAGATAAGTATTAATTACAATGATAGAAATAACAGAACTAGAACTTTATTCCTTAAAAATGTAAAAATTAACGCTACAAATGAAGGACAAAGCTATTTAGCTAACGTTTATAATGTAGTATTTAATAGGCCAGCTGATGAAAATGGATATATGTTCCATTTAGACAACTTAAGCAATAAGAGAGTTTCTCTAAGAGCATTCTTGTTGAATATGATAAATGAGAGAGAATTTGAGAAAATATATACAACTGCTGAAACTAAAGTAGAAGCATTATATAATGCTATAGTTAATAGAGATTCTGATACTCAAGGAAAAGCATTCTGGGTTGAAGAATATAAAAAATTATTAGCAGTTTATGGATCAGCTACTGCAACTCTTCAAGCTATAGCTGATAGAATGGTTAATGAAACTGAACTTAAAAATTTAGCTCAAAAAATAAATTTTGAATGGTAG
- a CDS encoding glycosyltransferase family 2 protein yields MEDLISVIVPVYNNEIYLRDTLDSIVNQTHTNLDIILVDDGSTDRSYNILREYEKKDERIRVITKRNGGICEAMKVGVLLSRGKYIARCDGDDINEIYRYEKQLKYLKEGNYDLIGCYLKSFGNGSKLYMKMMETLNYEILNEDIQFLRIYSGSCINGGGLFGRRDLFIKLMPFKKEFSIIEDKLIYLEFHNAGFKIGNLPDVVYNYRVHKTNTSLNPENKLEMMYRNFELKLIYLFDNVLRNFENIVIVYEKDIIMIINDIMQRYYPDVKCRFIDEYGFNCFMGEDVFKYESSRTAIFSGIGFIKIIESKLMDFGYRHLYNLFLFV; encoded by the coding sequence ATGGAGGATTTAATAAGTGTTATTGTACCAGTATATAATAATGAAATTTATTTAAGGGATACACTTGATAGTATTGTTAATCAAACTCATACTAATTTAGATATAATTTTGGTTGATGATGGTTCTACAGATAGGAGTTACAATATTTTAAGAGAGTATGAAAAAAAGGATGAAAGAATTAGGGTTATAACAAAAAGAAATGGTGGAATATGTGAGGCTATGAAGGTTGGAGTTTTGCTTTCTCGTGGAAAATATATTGCAAGGTGTGATGGAGATGATATTAATGAGATTTATAGGTATGAGAAGCAACTTAAGTATTTAAAAGAGGGTAATTATGATCTTATAGGATGTTATTTAAAGAGTTTTGGTAATGGTAGCAAGCTTTATATGAAAATGATGGAAACTCTTAATTATGAAATTCTAAATGAAGATATTCAATTTTTAAGGATATATTCTGGGTCTTGTATAAACGGGGGAGGGTTATTCGGTAGACGTGATTTATTTATAAAACTTATGCCATTTAAGAAGGAGTTTTCGATTATTGAGGATAAGCTTATTTATCTTGAATTTCATAATGCAGGGTTTAAGATAGGAAATTTACCTGATGTGGTTTATAATTATAGAGTTCATAAAACAAATACATCGCTTAATCCTGAGAATAAATTAGAAATGATGTATAGAAATTTTGAGCTTAAGTTGATTTATTTGTTTGATAATGTTTTAAGAAATTTTGAGAACATAGTTATTGTGTATGAAAAAGATATTATAATGATTATTAATGATATAATGCAGAGATATTATCCAGATGTTAAATGTAGATTTATAGATGAGTATGGTTTTAATTGTTTTATGGGTGAGGATGTATTCAAATATGAGAGTAGTAGAACTGCAATATTTAGTGGGATTGGTTTTATTAAAATAATAGAAAGTAAGCTTATGGATTTTGGGTATAGACATCTTTATAATTTGTTTTTGTTTGTATAG
- a CDS encoding DUF4214 domain-containing protein, whose protein sequence is MFSKKFMKKLIGIFLSLSVASGVMTHIGSKFAWAVPAQQSRYVEGDSQFTINLSNMELPAGTNPGAVDFNGNGKYDENEVLPLKGTEDFVKSSSSVNAEEQFLTITGVEGGVIRNTSVVAREDMQGYQKSYLRDKSTGGYAYIKVKFSGNVEAALKSNIDAAVNEYTKNLNILSSGKGSQIELVQQETLATIIQNSLGMKDESGNLVNKDFTLNVTYTSGAKTETKKISIEDLVMDTTTGKINQYTNVYNAPKIVDKEGNIYFKIYGLPTGSEITNISFGGSLIFPTLVDKSVVQKTSTQTAIEGKKGIIPYLDPLLTENINIDNTNPLDPLAIKPTVSYFVNVDVDDKGEIVSTDDNIIRYIGPFSEEDKAQGYNHANVRPLEDGVVLYDALYDPEDTIKRIQVKDSEGNLYDGKILKEDTKIGSMQSYAKLDNTLKDPQKNASEYKDLLITGLKSGTDYKFTELIVTFNSGDGDINRRFTNYDVISVNPMTIRTLGNGTSAGEEGDLLKSFELKNVTPTKAEFEILFNDPNGIIKDVSIVGDSIASSFYDTKENLVKLYGIIPNNLTEGLELVVVLKDGQELAMDIEPFTTKKITNAKEWIEGFYNIFFLRDGDPDGMAYWTSKLSSQEFSVNYFTSNIVNEQEYKEKNLDNTKYVERMYRSVTGRTSDSEGLAWWVKTLEETIAQVGDRTAAMQAISERMLGESETRNFLYSLGLRVE, encoded by the coding sequence ATGTTTAGTAAAAAATTTATGAAGAAATTAATCGGGATATTTTTATCTTTATCTGTTGCTTCAGGTGTGATGACTCATATCGGTTCGAAATTTGCTTGGGCTGTACCAGCACAGCAAAGTAGATATGTTGAAGGGGATAGCCAATTTACGATTAACCTTTCAAACATGGAGTTGCCAGCTGGAACGAATCCAGGTGCAGTTGATTTTAATGGTAATGGTAAGTATGATGAGAACGAAGTTTTACCATTAAAAGGAACGGAAGATTTTGTTAAATCTTCTTCGTCAGTAAATGCAGAAGAGCAGTTTTTAACAATAACTGGAGTTGAAGGTGGGGTAATTCGAAATACTTCAGTTGTAGCAAGAGAAGATATGCAAGGTTATCAAAAATCGTACTTAAGGGATAAATCAACAGGTGGATATGCTTATATCAAGGTTAAGTTTTCGGGTAATGTTGAAGCTGCTTTGAAGTCTAATATAGATGCAGCTGTTAATGAATATACTAAGAATTTAAATATTTTATCAAGTGGAAAGGGTTCTCAGATTGAATTAGTTCAACAAGAAACTCTTGCGACAATTATACAAAATTCACTTGGTATGAAAGATGAGTCAGGCAATTTGGTGAATAAAGATTTTACACTTAATGTGACATATACAAGTGGTGCTAAAACTGAAACTAAAAAGATATCAATTGAGGATTTAGTTATGGATACCACAACAGGTAAGATAAATCAGTATACAAATGTTTATAATGCTCCTAAAATTGTAGACAAAGAAGGGAATATTTATTTTAAGATTTATGGATTACCAACAGGATCTGAGATAACTAATATATCTTTTGGTGGTTCTTTGATTTTTCCAACACTTGTGGACAAGAGTGTAGTTCAAAAAACATCAACTCAAACTGCTATAGAAGGTAAAAAAGGAATAATTCCTTATTTAGATCCTCTATTAACAGAGAATATAAATATTGATAATACAAATCCATTAGATCCTTTAGCAATTAAACCTACAGTTTCTTATTTTGTTAATGTTGATGTAGATGATAAAGGTGAGATTGTATCAACTGATGATAATATAATCCGTTATATTGGTCCATTTTCAGAAGAAGATAAAGCACAAGGATATAATCATGCTAACGTTAGACCTTTGGAGGATGGAGTAGTACTTTATGATGCTTTATATGATCCTGAGGATACAATAAAGAGAATACAAGTAAAGGATTCGGAAGGAAATCTTTATGATGGTAAGATTTTAAAAGAGGATACTAAAATTGGATCTATGCAGTCTTATGCTAAACTTGATAATACTTTAAAGGATCCTCAAAAAAATGCCTCTGAGTATAAAGATTTATTGATAACAGGGTTAAAGTCTGGAACAGATTATAAGTTTACGGAATTAATTGTTACGTTTAACTCTGGAGATGGTGATATAAACAGAAGGTTTACAAATTATGATGTTATTTCTGTAAATCCTATGACGATAAGAACACTTGGAAATGGTACTTCAGCTGGAGAAGAAGGAGATTTATTAAAATCATTTGAACTTAAGAATGTTACTCCAACTAAAGCGGAATTTGAAATATTATTTAATGATCCAAATGGAATTATAAAAGATGTTTCAATTGTTGGAGATTCAATTGCAAGTTCATTCTATGATACTAAAGAGAATTTAGTTAAGTTATATGGAATAATTCCAAACAATTTAACTGAAGGACTTGAATTAGTAGTTGTGCTTAAAGATGGACAAGAGTTAGCTATGGATATAGAGCCATTTACAACTAAGAAAATTACAAATGCAAAAGAGTGGATTGAAGGTTTCTATAATATATTCTTCTTAAGAGATGGTGATCCAGATGGAATGGCATATTGGACATCAAAACTTTCTTCACAAGAGTTTTCAGTTAATTATTTCACGTCTAATATAGTTAACGAACAAGAATATAAAGAGAAAAACTTAGATAATACTAAGTACGTAGAGCGTATGTATAGATCTGTTACAGGAAGAACATCAGATTCTGAAGGACTTGCTTGGTGGGTTAAGACTTTAGAAGAAACAATTGCACAAGTTGGAGATAGAACTGCGGCTATGCAGGCTATATCTGAAAGAATGCTTGGTGAGTCAGAAACTAGAAACTTCTTATATAGTCTTGGATTAAGAGTAGAGTAA
- the rfbB gene encoding dTDP-glucose 4,6-dehydratase gives MKICVVGGAGFIGSNFIHYMINKYRDIYVTCIDALTYAGNLENLELVRQNINFKFYRGNILDNNFLDKVFQNEDFDIVVNFAAESHVDKSIYNGQVFLETNIIGTKNLMDMCLKYGVNRYHQISTDEVYGDLKLEDDKSFEEGDILRPSSPYSVSKASADMLVMSYFKMFKLNVTISRCTNNYGSYQFPEKLIPVVIVNALKGNKIPVYGDGKNIRDWVYVHDHSMAIDKIIKEGKKGEIYNISSGYEIDNLSLIKKILRLLNKDYSLITYVDDRLGHDLKYSVDSSKIYNELGFKCITDFEVGIRNTINWYLSNLNWVDLVLKDKYIEN, from the coding sequence ATGAAAATTTGTGTAGTAGGTGGAGCAGGGTTTATAGGAAGCAATTTTATTCACTATATGATTAACAAATATAGGGATATATATGTTACTTGTATAGATGCATTGACATATGCGGGGAATCTTGAAAACTTAGAGCTTGTTAGACAAAATATAAATTTTAAATTTTATAGAGGGAATATTTTAGATAATAATTTTTTGGATAAAGTTTTTCAAAATGAAGATTTCGATATTGTAGTAAATTTTGCTGCAGAATCTCATGTAGATAAATCAATATATAATGGACAAGTATTTTTAGAAACTAACATTATAGGAACTAAGAATTTGATGGATATGTGTTTGAAGTATGGTGTTAATAGATATCATCAAATTTCAACTGATGAAGTATATGGTGATTTGAAATTAGAGGATGATAAAAGTTTTGAAGAAGGAGATATATTAAGACCATCTTCACCTTATTCAGTTTCAAAGGCATCAGCGGATATGTTAGTTATGAGTTATTTTAAGATGTTTAAACTTAATGTAACAATATCTAGATGTACAAATAATTATGGATCATATCAATTTCCAGAAAAGTTAATACCTGTTGTTATTGTAAATGCACTCAAGGGTAATAAGATACCTGTATATGGCGATGGGAAAAATATACGTGATTGGGTGTATGTTCATGATCATTCTATGGCTATTGATAAGATTATAAAAGAAGGCAAAAAAGGAGAAATATATAATATATCCTCTGGATATGAAATTGATAATTTGAGTTTGATAAAGAAAATACTTAGATTGTTAAATAAAGATTATTCTCTTATAACTTATGTAGATGATAGATTAGGGCATGATTTAAAATATTCAGTTGATAGTAGTAAAATATATAATGAGCTTGGATTTAAGTGTATAACTGATTTTGAAGTAGGAATTAGAAATACTATAAATTGGTATTTGAGTAATTTGAACTGGGTGGATTTGGTACTTAAGGATAAATATATAGAAAATTAA